GACTGTCACATGTCAGATGTTACAAATTCCGACCACATCGACATGACCCGGGAGGGATACGAGAAACTGAAGGCAGAACTGGTCTCGCTTAGAAGCGAGGGGCGCCAGGAGATCGCAAAGTTGCTGGAGGAAGCCCGTGGCTTCGGGGACCTCAACGAGAACGCAGAGTACCATTCCGCCAAGGAAGCCCAAGGCAAGCTGGAAACGAGGATACAGTGGCTGGAATACCAGTTGGGCAAGGCCAAGATAGTCGAGCCGGAGGACATCGATCCCTCGAGGGCCGGCCTCGGGACGACGGTGACCCTGCTCGATCTCGATGGCGGCAACAGTCTTCGCTATACCATTGTCGGCTCCGAAGAGTCGGACCCGGCCGCAAACAAGATATCCGCCAGCAGCCCCGTTGGGCAGGCCGTGATCGGCAAGGTCATCGGGGAGGAACTCACCGTCGAGGTTCCCAAGGGCACCAGGAAGTTCAGGATTACGGATATCTCCATCCTACCGTCGGGTTAAAAGGCGGGTTCCCGCGGATCTCAACTCAAGGGAGGACCTGACGATCCTCCGGGCAAGTTCATCGAAATCCCACCCCATGGCGGCCGCGGACTTCGGCACCAGGCTCGTGGCCGTCATGCCGGGTACCGTATTAACCTCCAGGACCAACGGATAACCCTCCCTGGTCAGCCGTAGGTCGACCCTGCTGAAGATCCTGCAGCCCAGGGACCTGTGGGCGGCGATGGCTGCTTCCGCCACTGCAGCCTCTTCGGAGGGGGCCAGCGGTGCGGGGCAGAGGTACTCCGCCTGTCCAGGGGTGTACTTGGCCTGGTAGTTGTAAAAACCCTGGCGGGATTCTATCTGGATCACGGGGAGGATGGAGATCTTTCCCATCTCCTCCCACACGGTTACGGTGACCTCCCTCCCGGGAATGTACTCCTCCACAAGGGCGGCGCTATCCAAGGAGAAGGCCAGCGAAAGGGCTTTCTCCACCTCCGAAGGCGAGGATACTATCGTCACTCCCACCGTGCTCCCACACCCCGAGGGCTTTACCACGATCCTTCCCCATCGTTCGAGGGCCTGCTTTGCCTTTCTCCCGGCATCGCCGGAAACCCTTTCGCCAGAAAACAGGAAGACCGCCCGCGGCGTCGGCACGCCGTCGGCTGAGAAGAGGGCCTTGCTCGCCCGCTTGTCCATGGCCAGGGCGCAGGCCGTGGCACCCGATCCAGTATAAACCCTCCCCATCAGGTCCAGGGTTGCCTGGATCCTTCCGTCCTCCCCCCAGGAACCGTGGAGGGCGATGAAGAAGATATCGGCCGCTGAGCGCTCGATCATTTCCAACATGGATCGGGAGTTATCAGCTTCCAGGGGTTCCACGAGAAAAGCTGCGGCCCCCAGGGCGGAGCATAGGGCGCCGCCGCTGGAGAGGGAAACCTCCCTTTCGGGGCTATCGCCTCCGAAAAGAACGGCCACCCTGGTAGCATCGGCTGGCATCATGGGAT
Above is a window of Thermovirga sp. DNA encoding:
- the greA gene encoding transcription elongation factor GreA, with amino-acid sequence MSDVTNSDHIDMTREGYEKLKAELVSLRSEGRQEIAKLLEEARGFGDLNENAEYHSAKEAQGKLETRIQWLEYQLGKAKIVEPEDIDPSRAGLGTTVTLLDLDGGNSLRYTIVGSEESDPAANKISASSPVGQAVIGKVIGEELTVEVPKGTRKFRITDISILPSG
- a CDS encoding D-alanine--D-alanine ligase, with amino-acid sequence MPADATRVAVLFGGDSPEREVSLSSGGALCSALGAAAFLVEPLEADNSRSMLEMIERSAADIFFIALHGSWGEDGRIQATLDLMGRVYTGSGATACALAMDKRASKALFSADGVPTPRAVFLFSGERVSGDAGRKAKQALERWGRIVVKPSGCGSTVGVTIVSSPSEVEKALSLAFSLDSAALVEEYIPGREVTVTVWEEMGKISILPVIQIESRQGFYNYQAKYTPGQAEYLCPAPLAPSEEAAVAEAAIAAHRSLGCRIFSRVDLRLTREGYPLVLEVNTVPGMTATSLVPKSAAAMGWDFDELARRIVRSSLELRSAGTRLLTRR